AACAGAAGACCTTGCCATCGGGCTTAAAACTACTTTAGGAAACGCAGAATATATTAAAGTGGAATATGGAAATGCTTTGGCAAGCAGTGTTGATCAAGCTGAAGATATTGAAGTGGAAGGTATTAGCGGAAGATCTCCCAGCCGCAAAACCAGATTCTTGGTTAGCAATGTTATTCAACATAGGGTAGAAGAAATACTCTCTCTCTGTTATACCAAAGCAAAAGAATTTTATACTCCCGAGCTGGTTACGGCTGGCATTATTCTTTGTGGCGGAACAGCTAAAATGAAAAATCTGGATGTTGTTCTTTCCGAATCTTTTAACCTGAATGTTAAAATAGCTACTCCAGATCTTTCCAGATTGAATGGAATGATCAGTCGTTTGGAAGATCCAGCTTTTGCAACCGCCACCGGAATTTTATACTATGCCTTAGGCAAAAACAATGAACCCGTGAATAAGAGTTTTACTTTGCCAAACCTCAAAAATACTAAATTTATGGATAAAATAAAGAAAATACTCAAGGACTTCACCTAAAAGGGGGAAAAATGATAGAATTTGACGAAAAGCCAAGCCAAATAGGAACCAACATCAAAATCATCGGTGTGGGAGGAGCAGGTGGCAATGCCCTGAATACAATGATTGACAACAATCTTTTCGGAGTGGAATTTATTGCCGCCAATACAGATAGCCGCGATCTTGCCAAAAGTAAAGCTAATATGAAACTTCAACTGGGGAAAAAATTAACCCGGGGATTAGGAACAGGAGCTACTCCTGAAACTGGGGCAAGAAGTGCAGAAGAATCCAAAGACGATATCAAAAGTCATTTGGACGGAGCCGATATGGTTTTTATAACTGCCGGTATGGGTGGCGGAACAGGAACTGGAGCTGCCCCGATTATTGCCAAAATTGCCCGTGAAATGGGAATATTAACCTTTGGGATAGTTACTTCTCCATTCCCTTTTGAAGGCACAAGAAGAGCCGAAAATGCCGTATCGGGAATTAAACATTTACGCGAATTTGTAGATACTTTGCTGGTAATTCCCAATTCCAAACTTTGTGAAATATATTCAGGATTTACTTTAGTGGACGCATTTCACAAAGCTGATGAGGTTTTATTTGAGGCAGCCAAAGCCGTAAGTGACATCATTAATGTTACGGGTTTAATCAATGTGGATTTTGCCGATGTAAAATCAATTATGCAAAATATGGGCTATGCCCTTATCGGAAGTGGTATTGCCGAAGGTGAAAATCGAGCCATCAATTCCGCGCGAGCAGCCATTGATAATCCTCTTCTTTCCCACATCAGTTTACAGGGATGTCAATCTCTGCTACTTAATATCACTGCAGGTTATGATATCTTGATGAGCGAATTTGATGAGGTCTCCAATGTTATCGTCAGTGAAACTGGCAAAGCGGCTAATATTATAATGGGAATCATTCTGGACGATAGTATGGCTGGAAAAATTAGAGTCACCATCATCGCCACTGGTTTGGATAAAGAAGGCAGAGAACATCTCATTGACTTCCCCGGTTTACCGGCTACGGAAGAAACGATTAAAGATAAATTCAATAAGCCAAATGAGCCAGATGCTGATATTATAGATATTTTTAACCGTCTAAATATTAATAAACCCG
This genomic interval from Candidatus Cloacimonas sp. contains the following:
- the ftsZ gene encoding cell division protein FtsZ; the protein is MIEFDEKPSQIGTNIKIIGVGGAGGNALNTMIDNNLFGVEFIAANTDSRDLAKSKANMKLQLGKKLTRGLGTGATPETGARSAEESKDDIKSHLDGADMVFITAGMGGGTGTGAAPIIAKIAREMGILTFGIVTSPFPFEGTRRAENAVSGIKHLREFVDTLLVIPNSKLCEIYSGFTLVDAFHKADEVLFEAAKAVSDIINVTGLINVDFADVKSIMQNMGYALIGSGIAEGENRAINSARAAIDNPLLSHISLQGCQSLLLNITAGYDILMSEFDEVSNVIVSETGKAANIIMGIILDDSMAGKIRVTIIATGLDKEGREHLIDFPGLPATEETIKDKFNKPNEPDADIIDIFNRLNINKPAATEETKPSVNEPTKMPPFKTDVPSFLRALD